One genomic segment of Oncorhynchus kisutch isolate 150728-3 linkage group LG15, Okis_V2, whole genome shotgun sequence includes these proteins:
- the mtus1a gene encoding microtubule-associated tumor suppressor 1 homolog A isoform X5: protein MLWSMKLSLVNIHVRLAAKGLFRNLQQLSGCRKNTGVFYTVDKNRPRATPRSHPQPQQQSPAPLPPQRDGHPDLLLAEGRAGGMESYRAPCERKNQSLHQLQGLLAASNCKFEAIVVVLQQTLAEHDEVIKQRRDLSQELMTLKVELVNSARSCELLEREKDEVCGALEGVLQTMQEQHHTELAQLEERLRVFYQAEWDKIHLTYQEEADRCKALMEQQMTELRASHEAVTLELEASNSEQIQVVKQQYEESLKEFHQAHERELQTLDTKLKEAEATLSGQIQELIEENTTLNHRIKAEEDQRRELAERSQKDSHTLYLEQELESLKVVLDIKNKQLHQQDHKLMQMAKMTEKSVKLDECLKKVQQENEDLKARMDRHAALSRQLSTEQAVLQESLHKESKVNKRLSMENEELIWKLHNGDPSSPHKLSPTSPSHHSLGLQSPRSSAVFTSPIQSPRSSAVFSSPPVSPR, encoded by the exons ATGTTATGGTCTATGAAACTCTCACTGGTCAACATCCACGTGCGGCTGGCGGCCAAGGGTTTATTCAGGAACCTGCAGCAGCTGTCAGGATGCAGGAAGAACACCGGCGTGTTCTACACAG TGGACAAGAACAGACCGAGGGCGACACCACGGAGCCACCCACAGCCTCAACAGCAGTCACCAGCGCCACTGCCACCCCAGAGGGATGGGCATCCAGACCTGCTGCTGGCGGAGGGCAGGGCGGGGGGCATGGAGAGCTACCGGGCACCATGTGAGAGGAAGAACCAGAGCCTCCATCAGCTCCAGGGACTCCTGGCTGCAAGTAACTGCAAATTTGAGGCCATTGTGGTGGTGCTGCAGCAGACCCTGGCAGAG CATGATGAGGTCATTAAGCAGCGCAGGGACCTGTCCCAGGAACTGATGACCTTGAAGGTAGAGCTCG TGAACTCGGCCCGCTCGTGTGAGTTGTTGGAGCGGGAGAAGGATGAGGTGTGTGGGGCATTGGAGGGCGTGCTCCAGACGATGCAGGAGCAGCACCACACAGAGCTGGCCCAGCTGGAGGAGAGGCTCAGGGTGTTCTACCAGGCCGAGTGGGACAAGATCCACCTGACCTACCAGGAGGAGGCAGACCGGTGCAAGGCCCTCATGGAGCAGCAG ATGACTGAGTTGAGAGCCAGCCACGAGGCTGTGACGTTAGAGCTGGAGGCCAGCAACTCTGAACAGATCCAAGTGGTTAAACAGCAGTATGAAGAATCTCTAAAAG AGTTCCATCAAGCTCATGAGCGGGAGCTGCAGACATTGGACACAAAACTGAAGGAGGCTGAAGCCACTTTATCT GGCCAGATTCAGGAGCTCATCGAGGAGAACACGACCCTGAACCACAGGATAAAGGCAGAGGAGGACCAGAGGAGGGAGCTGGCTGAGAGAAGTCAG AAGGACTCCCACACCCTGTATCTGGAACAGGAACTGGAGAGCCTCAAGGTAGTGCTGGATATCAAGAACAAACAGCTGCACCAACAGGACCACAAACTGATGCAGATGGCCAAAATG ACGGAGAAAAGTGTTAAGCTGGACGAATGCCTTAAAAAAGTCCAGCAGGAGAATGAGGATCTGAAAGCCCGCATGGACAGACATGCTGCTCTGTCGAG ACAACTGTCCACAGAGCAGGCGGTGCTGCAGGAGTCTCTCCACAAGGAATCAAAGGTGAACAAGCGTCTGTCTATGGAGAATGAGGAACTCATCTGGAAGCTGCACAATGGGGACCCAAGCAGCCCCCACAAGCtgtcccccacctccccctcccaccaTTCCCTCGGCCTCCAATCACCTCGCAGCTCTGCCGTCTTCACCAGCCCCATCCAATCACCTCGCAGCTCTGCCGTCTTCTCCAGCCCTCCAGTCTCACCCAGATAA
- the mtus1a gene encoding microtubule-associated tumor suppressor 1 homolog A isoform X6, translated as MLWSMKLSLVNIHVRLAAKGLFRNLQQLSGCRKNTGVFYTVDKNRPRATPRSHPQPQQQSPAPLPPQRDGHPDLLLAEGRAGGMESYRAPCERKNQSLHQLQGLLAASNCKFEAIVVVLQQTLAEHDEVIKQRRDLSQELMTLKVELVNSARSCELLEREKDEVCGALEGVLQTMQEQHHTELAQLEERLRVFYQAEWDKIHLTYQEEADRCKALMEQQMTELRASHEAVTLELEASNSEQIQVVKQQYEESLKEFHQAHERELQTLDTKLKEAEATLSGQIQELIEENTTLNHRIKAEEDQRRELAERSQDSHTLYLEQELESLKVVLDIKNKQLHQQDHKLMQMAKMTEKSVKLDECLKKVQQENEDLKARMDRHAALSRQLSTEQAVLQESLHKESKVNKRLSMENEELIWKLHNGDPSSPHKLSPTSPSHHSLGLQSPRSSAVFTSPIQSPRSSAVFSSPPVSPR; from the exons ATGTTATGGTCTATGAAACTCTCACTGGTCAACATCCACGTGCGGCTGGCGGCCAAGGGTTTATTCAGGAACCTGCAGCAGCTGTCAGGATGCAGGAAGAACACCGGCGTGTTCTACACAG TGGACAAGAACAGACCGAGGGCGACACCACGGAGCCACCCACAGCCTCAACAGCAGTCACCAGCGCCACTGCCACCCCAGAGGGATGGGCATCCAGACCTGCTGCTGGCGGAGGGCAGGGCGGGGGGCATGGAGAGCTACCGGGCACCATGTGAGAGGAAGAACCAGAGCCTCCATCAGCTCCAGGGACTCCTGGCTGCAAGTAACTGCAAATTTGAGGCCATTGTGGTGGTGCTGCAGCAGACCCTGGCAGAG CATGATGAGGTCATTAAGCAGCGCAGGGACCTGTCCCAGGAACTGATGACCTTGAAGGTAGAGCTCG TGAACTCGGCCCGCTCGTGTGAGTTGTTGGAGCGGGAGAAGGATGAGGTGTGTGGGGCATTGGAGGGCGTGCTCCAGACGATGCAGGAGCAGCACCACACAGAGCTGGCCCAGCTGGAGGAGAGGCTCAGGGTGTTCTACCAGGCCGAGTGGGACAAGATCCACCTGACCTACCAGGAGGAGGCAGACCGGTGCAAGGCCCTCATGGAGCAGCAG ATGACTGAGTTGAGAGCCAGCCACGAGGCTGTGACGTTAGAGCTGGAGGCCAGCAACTCTGAACAGATCCAAGTGGTTAAACAGCAGTATGAAGAATCTCTAAAAG AGTTCCATCAAGCTCATGAGCGGGAGCTGCAGACATTGGACACAAAACTGAAGGAGGCTGAAGCCACTTTATCT GGCCAGATTCAGGAGCTCATCGAGGAGAACACGACCCTGAACCACAGGATAAAGGCAGAGGAGGACCAGAGGAGGGAGCTGGCTGAGAGAAGTCAG GACTCCCACACCCTGTATCTGGAACAGGAACTGGAGAGCCTCAAGGTAGTGCTGGATATCAAGAACAAACAGCTGCACCAACAGGACCACAAACTGATGCAGATGGCCAAAATG ACGGAGAAAAGTGTTAAGCTGGACGAATGCCTTAAAAAAGTCCAGCAGGAGAATGAGGATCTGAAAGCCCGCATGGACAGACATGCTGCTCTGTCGAG ACAACTGTCCACAGAGCAGGCGGTGCTGCAGGAGTCTCTCCACAAGGAATCAAAGGTGAACAAGCGTCTGTCTATGGAGAATGAGGAACTCATCTGGAAGCTGCACAATGGGGACCCAAGCAGCCCCCACAAGCtgtcccccacctccccctcccaccaTTCCCTCGGCCTCCAATCACCTCGCAGCTCTGCCGTCTTCACCAGCCCCATCCAATCACCTCGCAGCTCTGCCGTCTTCTCCAGCCCTCCAGTCTCACCCAGATAA